A window of the Dryobates pubescens isolate bDryPub1 chromosome 36, bDryPub1.pri, whole genome shotgun sequence genome harbors these coding sequences:
- the SOST gene encoding sclerostin, whose product MQVSWAVCSLCVLIQIAFQSVEGWQMFKNDATEIIPEITENTEPPMEQTFSNNTMNQAKHGGRHIQQAPDPNDASDFSCREMRTTRYITEGPCRSIKPVKELVCSGQCVPSHLLPNSIGRGKWWRQNALDFRCIPAHTRTQRIQMTCPEEETRTYKFRAVTSCKCKRYTRYHNQSELKDFGKETVRPQKNKKPRLSRARSSKSNQHELENSY is encoded by the exons ATGCAGGTCTCTTGGGCTGTGTGCTCTCTCTGTGTCTTAATACAGATTGCATTTCAATCTGTGGAAGGGTGGCAGATGTTTAAAAATGATGCTACAGAAATCATTCCTGAGATCACTGAAAATACAGAACCACCGATGGAGCAGACCTTCAGCAACAATACAATGAACCAGGCAAAGCATGGAGGAAGACACATACAACAAGCTCCAGACCCTAATG ATGCTTCTGacttcagctgcagagagatGCGAACCACCCGCTACATCACAGAAGGGCCTTGCCGCAGCATCAAGCCTGTCAAGGAACTGGTTTGCTCTGGTCAGTGTGTCCCCTCACACCTCCTCCCCAATTCGATCGGAAGAGGGAAGTGGTGGCGGCAGAACGCGCTGGATTTTCGCTGCATTCCGGCTCACACTCGCACGCAACGCATCCAGATGACTTGTCCCGAGGAAGAGACTCGGACTTACAAATTCCGAGCTGTCACATCCTGTAAATGCAAGCGCTACACTCGCTACCACAACCAGTCTGAGCTGAAGGACTTTGGAAAGGAAACTGTCAGGCCTCAGAAGAACAAGAAGCCCCGTCTCTCCAgagccagaagcagcaaatcTAACCAGCATGAGTTAGAAAATTCATactag